In Duganella zoogloeoides, a single genomic region encodes these proteins:
- a CDS encoding SDR family NAD(P)-dependent oxidoreductase, producing MLNRARSATVAAPRAAQPKSGTAFEQPIYPSLAGKRVVVTGGGSGIGAGMVEAFARQGARVHFLDIADADSRALEANLAGLAVPPVYLPCDLTNLETVAKVFAAIGQVDVLINNAANDDRHALAEVTPQYWENRMAVNLRHQYFCAQAVAPAMQAQGDGVILNFGSISWHLALPDLTLYMTAKAAIEGMTRGLARDLGPHNVRVNCIVPGGVRTPRQEALWHTPDEEARILAGQCLKARVEVDDVAALALFLASDSARRCSGRDYYVDAGWYGA from the coding sequence CTGCTCAACCGCGCCCGCAGTGCAACCGTCGCTGCGCCCCGCGCCGCGCAACCGAAATCGGGCACCGCGTTCGAACAGCCGATTTACCCTAGCCTGGCCGGCAAGCGCGTGGTGGTCACCGGCGGCGGCAGCGGCATCGGCGCCGGCATGGTGGAAGCGTTTGCCCGCCAGGGCGCCCGCGTGCACTTCCTCGACATCGCCGATGCCGATTCGCGCGCACTGGAAGCCAACTTGGCCGGCCTGGCCGTGCCGCCGGTGTACCTGCCGTGCGACCTGACCAACCTGGAGACGGTGGCAAAAGTGTTTGCCGCCATCGGCCAGGTCGATGTCCTGATCAATAACGCCGCCAACGACGACCGCCACGCGCTGGCCGAGGTCACCCCGCAGTACTGGGAAAACCGCATGGCCGTCAACCTGCGCCACCAGTACTTCTGCGCCCAGGCCGTGGCGCCCGCCATGCAGGCGCAAGGCGATGGCGTGATCCTGAACTTCGGTTCGATCTCCTGGCACCTGGCGCTGCCCGACCTGACCCTGTACATGACTGCCAAGGCGGCCATCGAAGGCATGACGCGCGGCCTGGCCCGCGACCTGGGACCGCACAATGTGCGCGTCAACTGCATCGTGCCCGGTGGCGTGCGCACGCCGCGCCAGGAAGCGCTGTGGCACACGCCGGACGAGGAAGCGCGTATCCTGGCCGGCCAATGCCTCAAAGCACGCGTGGAAGTCGATGACGTGGCGGCGCTGGCGCTGTTCCTCGCATCCGACAGCGCGCGCCGTTGCAGCGGCCGCGATTACTATGTCGATGCCGGCTGGTACGGAGCGTAA
- a CDS encoding GDSL-type esterase/lipase family protein: MTYFPRRARALFANAHASARAVFATALACAFVCAGSGTGFSTALAATQSAALPAAPRQLTIYNGAPPAGFQITVADSESSTVLAGATASVTPPPGTPTRQVIATRTGKEIALQWKEAWYAALRVDGGQPLDLRPYVERGVLALDVKVDELANGGLAFKVGCGDQCHRAVSYVVPARAAQGKGWQKLSYAMSCFVRDGADFSAVKLPFALEATGAGKASIANVRFIRQARPTMACPDYRTASVTPDKLNESWSIGWWTGRHEQKLKEAAALGKKAQVVFIGDSITEGWEKSGAPVFRQYYKPLDALALGFGGDRTENVLWRLQHGEVDGLAPKVAVLMFGTNNTGHRKENPVTTAAGIKRNIDELRQRLPDTKILLLAIFPRGATADDAERRLNDQVNAIIAGYADNRHVYYLDIGTSFLAPDGALSKDIMPDLLHPNQKGYEIWAREMAPTLGKLLDRQGVGAVSGSAIGSASMNAGASASARTGANTSTIGNASASSHPGADSGYAWRPVAIGGSGFISGIIPSKTQKDLIYLRTDVGGAYRRNAANGRWVALMDWVSDKETGILGVESIATDPTSPNKLYLSTGIEYLNVGANAILKSDDYGDTFTKIDVTSQFKIHGNGMGRGNGEKLQVDPVNGNILYIGTRANGMFKSVDEGLTWHHLAGLDVTTTPPNKNGVSFVVLDPSSKKDGATQRLFAGVSRFGKNGPNMYVSNDAGRTFTPMAGGPAHLMPHRAVLADGALVVTFAKGAGPWGDVANGEGLEEGGVWRYDIAAGTWRDISPPLNRAYAGITVDPANPQRMIVSTINYYRYSKGRMGDQFFETIDGGKSWSSIVDQGVKIDPNGVSWIGGSFMHWAASIEFDPFDPRSVMVVSGNGLFKSTDIHAKPAVWKFDDDGIEESVPLNLVSIPGGPVISAIGDYDGFRHSDVTQYSPIHTPSMGTTWGLDFAAQNPNVVARVGSAMYVSRDMGVTWNKTAKLHGGKGQLALSADGATIVHSPEKSATSYYSRDGGDSWLQVAGLNGARPVADPVDAKRFYAVQGTSFLVSRDGGASFAPAATLASAAPPRAVVRAAPGRSGDVWVPLYDGGLARSVDAGATFASLPGVTYAAAVGFGKAAPGASYPAVYIWGTVGGVRGVFRSTDAGASDTAATWLRINDDQHQYGGPGDAQFVVGDANTFGVVYMSTAGRGIVFGRPADSKGEKSPVN, encoded by the coding sequence ATGACGTATTTCCCCCGCCGCGCGCGCGCCTTGTTTGCGAACGCGCATGCCAGCGCGCGCGCTGTGTTTGCGACTGCATTGGCATGTGCTTTCGTCTGCGCCGGATCCGGCACCGGCTTCAGCACTGCGCTGGCCGCGACTCAGTCCGCAGCGCTGCCAGCCGCTCCCAGGCAACTGACGATCTATAACGGCGCACCGCCTGCCGGCTTCCAGATCACCGTCGCCGATTCCGAATCGAGCACCGTGCTGGCCGGCGCCACCGCCTCGGTCACGCCGCCGCCCGGCACGCCCACGCGCCAGGTCATCGCCACCCGCACCGGCAAGGAAATCGCCCTGCAGTGGAAGGAGGCCTGGTACGCCGCACTGCGCGTCGATGGCGGCCAGCCGCTCGACTTGCGGCCATACGTGGAACGCGGCGTGCTGGCGCTGGATGTCAAGGTCGATGAACTGGCCAATGGCGGCCTGGCCTTCAAGGTCGGCTGCGGCGATCAATGCCATCGCGCCGTCTCGTACGTGGTGCCGGCGCGCGCGGCGCAGGGCAAGGGCTGGCAAAAACTGTCGTATGCGATGAGCTGTTTCGTGCGCGATGGCGCCGATTTTTCCGCCGTCAAGCTGCCGTTCGCGCTCGAGGCCACCGGCGCTGGCAAGGCGTCCATCGCCAATGTGCGTTTCATCCGGCAGGCCAGGCCGACCATGGCATGTCCCGACTACCGCACCGCGTCGGTCACGCCCGATAAGCTCAATGAATCGTGGTCCATCGGCTGGTGGACCGGCCGCCACGAACAAAAGCTCAAGGAAGCTGCTGCGCTGGGCAAAAAGGCGCAGGTGGTATTCATCGGCGACTCGATCACCGAGGGCTGGGAAAAAAGCGGTGCGCCGGTCTTCCGGCAGTATTACAAGCCGCTCGATGCGCTGGCGCTGGGCTTCGGCGGCGACCGCACCGAGAACGTCCTGTGGCGCTTGCAGCACGGCGAGGTCGATGGCCTCGCACCGAAGGTGGCAGTGCTCATGTTCGGCACCAACAACACCGGCCACCGCAAGGAAAATCCGGTGACCACGGCGGCCGGCATCAAGCGCAATATCGACGAACTGCGCCAGCGCCTGCCGGACACGAAAATCCTGCTGCTGGCGATCTTCCCGCGCGGCGCCACGGCCGACGATGCGGAGCGGCGCCTCAATGACCAGGTCAACGCCATCATTGCCGGGTACGCGGACAACCGTCACGTGTACTACCTCGATATCGGCACATCGTTCCTGGCGCCGGACGGCGCGCTGTCGAAGGACATCATGCCGGATCTGCTGCACCCTAACCAGAAAGGCTACGAGATCTGGGCCCGGGAGATGGCGCCCACGCTGGGCAAGCTGCTGGACCGGCAGGGCGTTGGCGCTGTCAGCGGCAGCGCTATCGGCAGCGCCAGCATGAACGCCGGAGCCAGCGCCAGCGCGCGTACGGGCGCCAATACCAGTACCATCGGCAATGCCAGCGCCAGTTCTCATCCCGGCGCCGACTCCGGCTACGCCTGGCGCCCGGTCGCCATCGGCGGCAGCGGCTTCATCTCCGGCATCATCCCCAGCAAGACACAAAAAGACCTGATCTACCTGCGCACCGACGTCGGCGGCGCCTACCGCCGCAATGCCGCCAACGGGCGCTGGGTCGCGTTGATGGACTGGGTGTCCGACAAGGAGACCGGCATCCTGGGCGTGGAGTCGATCGCCACCGATCCGACGTCACCGAACAAGCTCTATCTGTCCACCGGCATCGAGTATCTGAACGTCGGCGCCAACGCCATCCTCAAGTCCGACGATTACGGAGACACTTTCACAAAAATCGACGTCACCAGCCAGTTCAAAATCCACGGCAACGGCATGGGGCGCGGTAACGGCGAGAAGCTGCAAGTCGATCCGGTCAACGGCAACATTCTTTATATCGGCACCCGCGCCAATGGGATGTTCAAGAGCGTCGATGAAGGCCTGACGTGGCATCACCTGGCGGGCCTGGACGTCACGACCACGCCGCCCAACAAGAATGGCGTGAGCTTCGTGGTGCTCGATCCGTCCAGCAAAAAAGATGGGGCCACGCAGCGCCTGTTTGCCGGCGTCTCGCGCTTCGGCAAGAACGGCCCGAACATGTACGTGTCCAACGACGCCGGCCGCACCTTCACGCCGATGGCGGGCGGCCCGGCGCACCTGATGCCGCACCGCGCGGTGCTGGCGGACGGCGCCCTGGTGGTCACGTTTGCCAAAGGCGCCGGCCCGTGGGGCGACGTGGCCAACGGCGAAGGCCTGGAGGAGGGCGGCGTGTGGCGCTACGATATCGCGGCCGGCACCTGGCGCGACATTTCGCCGCCGCTCAACCGCGCCTACGCCGGCATCACCGTCGATCCGGCCAACCCGCAGCGCATGATCGTCTCCACCATCAATTACTACCGCTACTCCAAGGGCCGCATGGGCGACCAGTTCTTCGAGACGATCGACGGCGGCAAAAGCTGGAGCAGCATCGTGGACCAGGGCGTGAAAATAGATCCGAACGGCGTCAGCTGGATCGGCGGCAGCTTCATGCACTGGGCCGCCAGCATCGAGTTCGATCCGTTCGATCCGCGCTCGGTGATGGTCGTCTCGGGCAATGGCCTGTTCAAGTCCACCGATATTCACGCCAAACCGGCGGTCTGGAAGTTCGATGACGACGGTATCGAGGAATCCGTACCGCTCAACCTGGTCAGCATCCCTGGTGGGCCGGTGATTTCGGCCATCGGCGACTACGACGGTTTCCGCCACAGCGACGTCACCCAGTACTCGCCGATCCACACGCCCAGCATGGGCACCACGTGGGGGCTGGACTTTGCCGCGCAAAATCCGAACGTGGTGGCGCGCGTGGGCAGCGCCATGTACGTCTCTCGCGACATGGGCGTGACCTGGAACAAGACCGCCAAACTGCATGGCGGGAAGGGGCAACTGGCGCTGAGCGCCGATGGCGCCACCATCGTCCACAGCCCGGAAAAATCCGCGACCAGCTACTACAGCCGCGATGGCGGCGACAGCTGGTTGCAGGTGGCAGGATTGAACGGTGCGCGGCCGGTGGCCGACCCCGTCGATGCCAAGCGTTTTTATGCGGTGCAGGGCACGAGCTTCCTGGTCAGCCGCGACGGCGGCGCCTCGTTTGCGCCGGCCGCCACGCTGGCGTCGGCGGCACCGCCGCGCGCGGTCGTGCGCGCGGCGCCGGGACGGTCGGGCGACGTGTGGGTGCCGCTGTACGACGGCGGCCTGGCGCGCTCGGTCGATGCCGGCGCCACGTTCGCCAGCCTGCCGGGCGTGACCTACGCCGCTGCGGTCGGTTTCGGCAAGGCGGCGCCGGGCGCCAGCTATCCCGCCGTGTACATCTGGGGCACGGTAGGCGGCGTGCGCGGCGTGTTCCGCTCCACCGATGCCGGCGCGAGTGATACCGCCGCGACATGGCTGCGCATCAACGACGACCAGCACCAATACGGTGGCCCGGGCGACGCCCAGTTCGTCGTGGGCGACGCCAACACCTTCGGCGTGGTGTACATGAGCACCGCCGGCCGCGGCATCGTTTTTGGCCGGCCTGCCGACAGCAAGGGAGAAAAATCGCCAGTCAACTAA
- a CDS encoding IlvD/Edd family dehydratase, translating into MSQRVVGEAPRRYRSQDWFDNPDHIDMTALYLERFMNYGITPEELRSGRPIIGIAQSGSDISPCNRIHLELAKRVRDGIRDAGGIAMEFPLHPIFENCRRPTAAIDRNLAYLGLVEILHGYPIDAVVLTTGCDKTTPAQVMAASTVDIPAIVLSGGPMLDGWFEGELAGSGAAIWKGRRQLAAGTIDNEKFLQIAAASAPSAGHCNTMGTASTMNAIAEALGMSLTGCSAIPAPYRERGQMAYETGRRIVEMAKRDIKPSSILTRDAFLDAIVTNAAIGGSTNAQQHIVAMARHAGVELKSSDWMEYGHAVPLLLNMQPAGKFLGERFHRAGGVPAVMWELEQQGMLRSDRATVTGRTMRENLAGRETVDREVIYPFAAPLKTDAGFFVLKGNLFDFAIMKTSVISEAFRARYLSEPGRENVFECRAIVFDGSGDYHARINDPALEIDEDCILVIRGAGPVGWPGSAEVVNMQPPDALVKRGINWLPTLGDGRQSGTSDSPSILNASPESAVGGGLAWLRTGDRIRVDLNAGQCDALVPAAEWEERKKGEIPAYPASQTPWQEIYRSTVGQMEHGAVMELAVPYRAVADTLPRHNH; encoded by the coding sequence ATGAGCCAGCGCGTGGTCGGCGAAGCGCCGCGCCGCTACCGCTCGCAGGACTGGTTCGACAATCCCGACCACATCGACATGACCGCGCTGTACCTCGAGCGCTTCATGAACTACGGGATCACGCCGGAAGAGCTGCGCTCGGGCCGCCCGATCATCGGCATCGCCCAGAGCGGCAGCGACATCAGCCCGTGCAACCGCATCCACCTGGAGCTGGCCAAGCGCGTGCGCGACGGCATCCGCGACGCGGGCGGCATCGCCATGGAGTTCCCGCTGCACCCGATTTTCGAGAACTGCCGCCGTCCCACCGCCGCCATCGACCGCAACCTGGCCTATCTCGGCCTGGTCGAGATTTTGCACGGCTATCCGATCGACGCCGTGGTACTGACCACCGGCTGCGACAAGACTACGCCGGCGCAAGTGATGGCCGCGTCCACCGTCGATATTCCCGCCATCGTGCTGTCCGGCGGCCCGATGCTCGACGGCTGGTTCGAGGGCGAACTGGCCGGCTCCGGCGCGGCGATCTGGAAGGGCCGCCGCCAGCTGGCTGCCGGCACCATCGACAACGAGAAATTCCTGCAGATCGCGGCCGCGTCGGCGCCGTCGGCAGGGCACTGCAACACCATGGGCACGGCATCGACCATGAACGCGATTGCCGAAGCGCTGGGCATGTCGCTTACCGGCTGCTCGGCGATTCCTGCGCCGTACCGCGAGCGGGGCCAGATGGCCTACGAAACCGGCCGCCGCATCGTGGAGATGGCAAAACGCGACATCAAGCCATCGAGCATCCTCACGCGCGACGCCTTCCTCGATGCCATCGTCACCAACGCAGCGATTGGCGGCTCCACCAACGCCCAGCAGCACATCGTGGCCATGGCGCGCCACGCCGGTGTGGAGCTCAAATCGAGCGACTGGATGGAATACGGCCATGCCGTGCCGCTGCTGCTCAATATGCAGCCGGCCGGTAAATTCCTCGGCGAGCGTTTCCACCGCGCCGGCGGTGTGCCGGCCGTGATGTGGGAACTGGAGCAGCAGGGCATGCTGCGCTCGGACCGCGCCACCGTTACCGGCCGCACCATGCGCGAAAACCTGGCCGGGCGCGAAACCGTCGATCGCGAAGTGATCTATCCGTTTGCGGCACCGCTGAAAACCGACGCCGGCTTCTTCGTTTTGAAGGGCAACCTGTTCGATTTCGCCATCATGAAAACGTCGGTGATTTCGGAGGCATTCCGCGCGCGGTATCTGAGCGAGCCTGGTCGAGAAAACGTTTTCGAATGCCGCGCCATCGTGTTCGACGGCTCCGGCGACTACCACGCCCGCATCAACGATCCGGCTTTGGAAATCGACGAAGACTGCATCCTTGTCATTCGTGGCGCCGGCCCGGTGGGTTGGCCCGGTTCGGCCGAGGTGGTCAACATGCAGCCGCCCGATGCGCTGGTCAAACGCGGCATCAACTGGCTGCCGACGCTGGGCGACGGCCGCCAGTCCGGCACCTCGGACAGCCCGTCGATCCTGAACGCCTCGCCCGAGAGCGCCGTGGGCGGCGGCCTGGCGTGGCTGCGCACCGGCGACCGTATCCGCGTCGATCTCAACGCCGGCCAGTGCGATGCGCTGGTGCCGGCAGCGGAATGGGAAGAACGCAAGAAAGGCGAGATTCCTGCGTACCCCGCCAGCCAGACGCCGTGGCAGGAAATCTACCGCAGCACGGTAGGCCAGATGGAACATGGTGCGGTGATGGAACTGGCAGTACCATACCGCGCAGTGGCCGACACCCTGCCGCGCCACAACCACTAA
- a CDS encoding XylR family transcriptional regulator: protein MKSHRIALLFNANKIFDREIIAGVAAYLGSTRAAWDLFLEEDFRLRLSGLESWHGDGIIADFDDPAVAAALSRSRIPVVAVGGSYADDGSYPDSRVPYVATDNFKLIKLARDHLIEAGLRNFAMFSLPEAQENRWAQEREKAFRTLMAEDKMEAQVYRGLGTSAAAWDEAVEQQIQWLHSLPKPVGIIAVTDARARQLMQACIIAGIEVPEQVALIGIDNDPLARMLTRIPLSSVIQGAQEMGRTAAQLLDQMLHGARLQGTRVLVPPIGINIQTSTRHEAPKHPHVMRARHFIRQYACQGIKTHQVAEYVGISRSSLESYFRQELDCSVHDVILRFKLDAATEMLAQGDRSISDVALSCGFTSVQYMHAVFKRELGCTPRAYQDQAKDQARDRAKAGQEQACA from the coding sequence ATGAAGTCTCATCGTATCGCACTGTTATTTAACGCAAACAAGATTTTTGACCGCGAGATCATCGCCGGCGTGGCCGCATACCTGGGCAGCACCCGTGCCGCCTGGGATTTGTTCCTGGAAGAAGATTTTCGCTTGCGCCTGTCCGGACTCGAAAGCTGGCACGGGGACGGCATCATCGCCGACTTCGACGACCCCGCCGTGGCGGCGGCCCTGTCGCGCAGCCGCATCCCGGTCGTGGCCGTGGGCGGCTCGTACGCCGACGACGGCAGCTACCCCGACAGCCGTGTGCCCTACGTCGCGACCGATAACTTCAAACTGATCAAACTGGCGCGCGACCACCTGATCGAGGCCGGGTTGCGCAATTTCGCCATGTTCAGCCTGCCGGAGGCGCAGGAAAACCGCTGGGCCCAGGAGCGCGAAAAGGCGTTCCGCACGCTGATGGCCGAAGACAAGATGGAAGCACAGGTCTATCGCGGCCTGGGCACCAGCGCCGCCGCCTGGGACGAGGCGGTGGAGCAGCAGATCCAGTGGCTGCACAGCCTGCCCAAGCCAGTGGGCATCATCGCCGTGACCGACGCCCGCGCGCGCCAGCTGATGCAGGCCTGTATCATCGCCGGCATCGAAGTGCCGGAGCAGGTGGCGCTGATCGGCATCGACAACGACCCGCTGGCGCGCATGCTCACCCGCATACCCCTGAGTTCCGTGATCCAGGGCGCGCAGGAGATGGGCCGCACCGCGGCCCAGCTGCTCGACCAGATGCTGCACGGCGCGCGCCTGCAGGGCACGCGCGTGCTGGTGCCGCCGATCGGCATCAATATCCAGACGTCCACCCGCCACGAAGCGCCCAAGCACCCGCACGTGATGCGTGCGCGGCACTTCATCCGCCAGTACGCGTGCCAGGGCATCAAGACCCACCAGGTGGCCGAGTACGTGGGCATTTCGCGCTCGTCGCTGGAATCGTACTTCCGCCAGGAGCTCGATTGCAGCGTGCACGACGTGATCCTGCGCTTCAAGCTCGATGCGGCCACCGAGATGCTGGCCCAGGGCGACCGGTCGATCTCGGACGTGGCGCTCAGCTGCGGCTTCACGTCGGTGCAGTATATGCACGCGGTGTTCAAGCGCGAACTCGGGTGCACGCCGCGCGCATACCAGGATCAAGCCAAGGATCAGGCCAGGGATCGGGCCAAGGCGGGCCAGGAGCAGGCCTGCGCGTAA
- the xylF gene encoding D-xylose ABC transporter substrate-binding protein — translation MKKLLTSAAVAVMLVCAGGNAMADAKNPKIGFSIDDLRLERWARDRDYFVAAAEKQGAKVFVQSADASEQRQIAQIENLISRGVDVLVIVPYNATVLNNAIREAKKAKIKVVSYDRLILNADVDAYISFDNKKVGELQAKGVLAVKPKGNYYLLGGAPTDNNAKMLREGQLAVLQPLIDKGDIKVIGKQWVKDWSPSEAMSIIENALTANGNKLDAVVASNDATAGGAVQALASQKLDGKVAVSGQDADLAGVRRVIAGTQTMTVYKPLRLIATEAANLSIQLVRGEKPAFNAKINNGFKQVDTRLLEPTLLTKANVDTVVTDGFYTKAQLAAK, via the coding sequence ATGAAAAAATTACTCACTTCCGCCGCCGTCGCGGTCATGCTGGTGTGCGCAGGCGGCAACGCCATGGCGGACGCCAAGAATCCGAAAATCGGCTTCTCGATCGACGACCTGCGCCTCGAGCGCTGGGCGCGCGACCGCGATTATTTTGTCGCCGCGGCCGAGAAGCAGGGCGCCAAGGTATTCGTGCAATCGGCCGACGCCAGCGAGCAGCGCCAGATCGCCCAGATCGAAAACCTGATCTCGCGCGGCGTCGACGTGCTGGTCATCGTGCCGTACAACGCCACGGTGCTCAACAACGCCATCCGCGAGGCGAAAAAGGCCAAGATCAAGGTGGTGTCGTACGACCGCCTGATCCTCAATGCCGATGTCGATGCCTACATCTCGTTCGATAACAAGAAGGTCGGCGAGCTGCAGGCGAAGGGCGTGCTGGCCGTCAAACCGAAGGGCAATTACTACCTGCTGGGCGGCGCCCCTACCGACAACAACGCCAAGATGCTGCGCGAAGGCCAGCTGGCAGTGCTGCAACCGCTGATCGACAAGGGCGACATCAAGGTCATCGGCAAGCAGTGGGTGAAAGACTGGAGCCCGTCCGAGGCCATGTCGATCATCGAAAACGCGCTGACCGCCAACGGCAACAAGCTCGATGCGGTGGTCGCGTCCAACGACGCCACCGCCGGCGGTGCAGTGCAGGCGCTGGCCTCGCAAAAACTCGACGGCAAGGTGGCCGTGTCGGGCCAGGATGCCGATCTGGCCGGCGTGCGCCGCGTGATCGCCGGCACCCAGACCATGACGGTGTACAAGCCATTGAGGCTGATCGCCACCGAGGCGGCCAATCTGTCGATCCAGCTGGTACGCGGCGAGAAGCCGGCCTTCAACGCCAAGATCAACAACGGCTTCAAACAGGTCGATACGCGCCTGCTGGAACCGACCTTGCTGACCAAGGCCAACGTCGATACCGTCGTCACCGACGGCTTCTACACCAAGGCCCAGCTGGCCGCCAAGTAA
- the xylG gene encoding D-xylose ABC transporter ATP-binding protein, with translation MSGYLLEMKGIAKKFGGVPALDGIDLTLMPGECIGLCGENGAGKSTLMKVLSAVYPHGTWDGQILMDGKPLEAHSIRESEAAGIVIIHQELMLVPELSVTENLFLGNEITLPGGRMDYPAMNQRAEALLKELNLHDVNVVLPVSTYGGGHQQLIEIAKALNKNARVLILDEPSSSLTANEIAVLLDIVRGLKAKGVACVYISHKLDEVEAICDTIVVIRDGKHIATTPMDKMDVNQIIAQMVGREMSQMYPSLERTPGEVVFEARNVTCWDVDRPERKKVDNVSFALRRGEILGIAGLVGAGRTELVTALFGAYPGRCEAEVWLEGQRIDSRTPLKAIRCGLALVPEDRKHHGIVRDMDVGQNITLSVLGRFARFTRIDREAELAVVSEEIARLGLKTASPFLSITSLSGGNQQKAVLSKMLLTRPKVLILDEPTRGVDVGAKFEIYKLMLELAAQGMSIIMVSSELAEVLGVSDRVLVMGEGRLRGDFVNDNLSQETVLAAALTH, from the coding sequence ATGTCCGGCTATTTGCTAGAAATGAAGGGCATCGCCAAAAAATTTGGCGGTGTCCCCGCGCTCGACGGCATCGACCTGACCCTGATGCCGGGCGAGTGCATCGGCTTGTGCGGCGAGAATGGCGCCGGCAAATCGACGCTGATGAAAGTGCTGTCCGCCGTGTACCCGCACGGCACCTGGGACGGCCAGATCCTGATGGACGGCAAACCGCTCGAAGCGCACTCGATCCGCGAGAGCGAGGCGGCAGGCATCGTCATCATTCACCAGGAACTGATGCTGGTGCCCGAGTTGTCGGTCACTGAAAATCTCTTCCTCGGCAACGAGATCACGCTGCCCGGCGGGCGCATGGATTATCCGGCCATGAACCAGCGCGCCGAAGCGCTGCTCAAGGAACTCAATCTGCACGACGTCAACGTGGTGCTGCCGGTATCGACCTACGGCGGCGGCCACCAGCAGCTGATCGAGATCGCCAAGGCGCTCAACAAGAACGCCCGCGTGCTGATCCTCGACGAGCCGTCGTCGTCGCTCACCGCCAACGAAATCGCGGTATTGCTCGACATCGTGCGCGGCCTGAAAGCCAAGGGCGTGGCGTGCGTGTACATCTCGCACAAGCTCGACGAAGTGGAAGCGATCTGCGACACCATCGTGGTGATCCGCGACGGCAAGCACATCGCCACCACGCCGATGGACAAGATGGACGTCAACCAGATCATTGCCCAGATGGTGGGCCGCGAGATGAGCCAGATGTACCCGTCGCTCGAGCGCACGCCGGGCGAAGTGGTGTTCGAGGCGCGCAACGTCACCTGCTGGGACGTCGACCGGCCCGAGCGCAAGAAGGTCGACAACGTCTCGTTCGCGCTGCGCCGCGGCGAGATCCTCGGCATCGCCGGCCTGGTGGGCGCGGGCCGCACCGAACTGGTCACCGCGCTGTTCGGCGCCTACCCGGGCCGCTGCGAAGCCGAGGTGTGGCTCGAGGGCCAGCGCATCGACAGCCGCACGCCGCTCAAGGCGATCCGCTGCGGACTGGCGCTGGTGCCGGAAGACCGCAAGCACCACGGCATCGTGCGCGACATGGACGTGGGCCAGAACATCACCTTGTCGGTGCTGGGGCGCTTTGCGCGCTTCACGCGCATCGACCGCGAGGCCGAACTGGCGGTGGTGAGCGAGGAAATCGCCCGCCTCGGCTTGAAGACGGCCAGCCCGTTTTTGTCGATCACGTCGCTCTCGGGCGGCAACCAGCAAAAGGCGGTGCTGTCCAAGATGCTGCTGACCCGGCCGAAGGTGCTGATCCTCGATGAACCGACGCGCGGCGTGGACGTGGGCGCCAAGTTCGAGATTTATAAACTGATGCTGGAACTGGCAGCGCAGGGCATGTCCATCATCATGGTGTCGTCGGAACTGGCCGAAGTGCTGGGCGTGTCCGACCGCGTACTGGTGATGGGAGAAGGCCGGCTGCGCGGCGACTTCGTCAACGACAACCTGAGCCAGGAAACCGTGCTGGCCGCTGCCCTCACGCACTGA